Proteins found in one Hoplias malabaricus isolate fHopMal1 chromosome 17, fHopMal1.hap1, whole genome shotgun sequence genomic segment:
- the sh2d1ab gene encoding SH2 domain-containing protein 1A, with amino-acid sequence MEALPVYHGAISRETCERRLWEAGKDGSYLIRDSESVAGAYCLCVLCNDLVFTYRLQQNSGGSWSAETAPGQQKRLFRKVKNLISAFEKPNQGIAVPLLHPVTIHSQKTAPNMS; translated from the exons atggaagcACTGCCTGTTTATCACGGGGCTATCAGCCGCGAGACCTGCGAGAGGAGGCTATGGGAGGCCGGCAAAGACGGCAGCTACTTAATCCGTGATAGTGAGAGCGTGGCTGGCGCATACTGCCTATGTGTGCT GTGCAACGATCTCGTCTTCACTTACCGGCTGCAGCAGAACAGTGGAGGCTCTTGGTCAGCAGAG ACAGCCCCTGGTCAGCAGAAACGCCTGTTCCGGAAAGTCAAGAATTTGATAAGTGCATTTGAAAAGCCAAACCAGGGCATTgctgttccactgcttcacCCAGTGACCATCCACAGTCAAAAAACTGCCCCAAACATGTCCTAG